The DNA sequence AGTCTTATTTTGTAACGAAGTATACAAAACTAGTAGACTGACGCACAGCAGGCCCGAAAGCTCTCAAACATTGCCCATCGAAAGGCCAATCGTGACGTACTCGATCATCGGCACCGGAAACATCGGATCAGCCTTGGCAGGCCAATTCGCACGCAGCGGTCTCGAGGTGATGGTCGCGACCGCCAAGGGCCCATCCGCGGTCGAGCCCCTCGCTGAGCAGATCGGTCCACAGATCAAGCCCGTCGACGTCACCGATGCCTTGGGGGCCGACGCCGTAATTCTGGCCGTTCCCTTCGACGCCGTACGCGGACTGGTTTCCAGCGTGGATGACTGGAACGGCCGGATCATCATCGACGCAACCAATGCGATTGATTACGAAGACTTTTCGCCGGCCGACCTGGGTGGGACACCGTCCTCCGGCTTGGTCGAAGAATGGGCCACCAACGCTCGCGTGGTCAAGGCATTCGGCAGTACCTGGGCAAAAATCCTGGCCCGCGATCCCGATCAGGGACCCCATGGCCGGCGGGTCATGTTCCTATCGGGCAACCATCCCGCGGCCAACGCGGCAATCGCGGCATTGATCACGCAGATGGGTTTCGCCCCCATCGATCTCGGCCGCAATGATCAGGGTGGCCTCCTGCAGCAGTTCGGCGGCCCGTTGACTACGCACAGCTTCATCTCGCAACCGATCAGTGGGGCGGCGCCCGGGGAGATGGATCTGACCCTGGGCCGTTGACCACCCGGTCAACGGCCGGTGGTCCTACCCGGCATCCGCGGCCAGGCCCGCAACGCCACGTCGGCAGCGGCGCGCAGGGCTGCGGTGTCCGCACCGTCACGGGCTAACGACGACATACCCCGCAGCACGATATCGATGTAGTCGCTCAACGCATCTACGTCGGCGTCGGCCGCCAGGTCGCCATCCCGCTGGGCTGTGCACAGCCGTTCCCGGATGGCGCGCCGCCCCGACTCGCGTTCCTCACGCAGTACCGGATCGGAGATGACGAAGCATCCCGCAGGGTGCCCGAGGCCGCTGTATTCCCGAACCGCAATGTCGAGGATCTTGGCGAAAACATCGCGTGCCCGCCGCTCCTCCAGTGCCGGCGGGATCACTCTCGAAGGCGCGCTGGCGTATTGAGCAACAGCCTCGTCGAAGAGTTCTTTCTTGCCACCGAACGAGTTGTACAGGCTGGGCGCGGAGATGCCCATCACCTCGGTCAGGTCGCGGACGGTCGTACGCTCGTAGCCCTTCTCCCAGAACAGGTGGAGGGCTCTGACCAATGCTTGCGCTCGGTCGAACTCCGGTGGCCGCGCCATCAGTCCATGGTATTGGTGGCGAGCAGCCGTCGGTCGGATACTGGCGGACGCGGTAACGCTGCGCAGCTACGAACAGCGCACCCAGCTGCAGACTCTGGCTGGAGTCGATCTGCCCTAGCCTTGACTCGGGAGTAAAATCAGGAAAATAATTATCGATATGAAAGAGGGTTCGAAAACACCCAACGAAAGGGCGCCCTGGATCGCGCTCCGCACGGACTTCACCCGCTCCGCAGTAGGGATCCCGGGCGTCCTACGCCACTCTGCTGGCATGCGAGGGAACTGCTGCTGATGCGGGTCGGTGTGGTGATGTCTTGTCCGGACCGGGACGTGGCGGCGACGGCCCTCCGGGCCGAAGAGGCAGGGTTCGACTTTGTCGCCGCCGGTGAGCACCTGTTCTTCCACATCCCTACCCCGAATGTCTTCGTGACATTGGCCGCAGCTGCCGCTGCGACGCAGCGTATTCGACTGCTGTCGACGCTGACCCTGCTGCCGCTGTATCCGCCAGCTCTGGCAGCCAAGCTGGTTGCGTCCCTCGACAATGTTTCGGG is a window from the Mycolicibacterium anyangense genome containing:
- a CDS encoding NADPH-dependent F420 reductase gives rise to the protein MHQLLVRVGHCQFSLAGNCLPSTAERPPVLFCNEVYKTSRLTHSRPESSQTLPIERPIVTYSIIGTGNIGSALAGQFARSGLEVMVATAKGPSAVEPLAEQIGPQIKPVDVTDALGADAVILAVPFDAVRGLVSSVDDWNGRIIIDATNAIDYEDFSPADLGGTPSSGLVEEWATNARVVKAFGSTWAKILARDPDQGPHGRRVMFLSGNHPAANAAIAALITQMGFAPIDLGRNDQGGLLQQFGGPLTTHSFISQPISGAAPGEMDLTLGR
- a CDS encoding TetR/AcrR family transcriptional regulator codes for the protein MARPPEFDRAQALVRALHLFWEKGYERTTVRDLTEVMGISAPSLYNSFGGKKELFDEAVAQYASAPSRVIPPALEERRARDVFAKILDIAVREYSGLGHPAGCFVISDPVLREERESGRRAIRERLCTAQRDGDLAADADVDALSDYIDIVLRGMSSLARDGADTAALRAAADVALRAWPRMPGRTTGR